The Melitaea cinxia chromosome 24, ilMelCinx1.1, whole genome shotgun sequence genome window below encodes:
- the LOC123665726 gene encoding guanine nucleotide-binding protein G(s) subunit alpha: protein MGCFGSPGAKSGEDDAKSQKRRSDAITRQLQKDKQLYRATHRLLLLGAGESGKSTIVKQMRILHVNGFSDKERREKIEDIKKNIRDAILTITGAMSTLTPPIPLEKPENKARVDYIQDVASQPDFDYPPEFYEHTEELWKDQGVQRTYERSNEYQLIDCAKYFLDQVHIIKRPDYTPSEQDILRCRVLTSGIFETQFVVDKVNFHMFDVGGQRDERRKWIQCFNDVTAIIFVTACSSYNMVLREDPTQNRLRESLDLFKSIWNNRWLRTISVILFLNKQDLLAEKVLAGKSRLEDYFAEFSRYQTPPDACPDARDHPEVSRAKYFIRDEFLRISTASGDGKHYCYPHFTCAVDTENIKRVFNDCRDIIQRMHLRQYELL, encoded by the exons ATGGGTTGCTTCGGGTCACCGGGCGCCAAGAGCGGCGAGGATGACGCCAAGTCACAGAAGCGACGTAGTGACGCCATCACCCGCCAACTTCAGAAAGATAAGCAG CTATACCGCGCAACCCATCGTCTACTACTACTAGGAGCAGGCGAGTCGGGAAAGTCGACTATCGTTAAACAAATGCGCATTCTCCATGTCAACGGCTTCTCTGACAAGGAGAGACGTGAGAAAATCGAAGACATCAAGAAGAACATTCGAGATGCCATACTT ACTATTACTGGGGCGATGAGTACCCTAACTCCGCCCATTCCGTTGGAGAAGCCGGAAAATAAGGCTCGCGTAGATTATATACAG GACGTAGCCTCTCAACCGGACTTCGACTACCCGCCCGAGTTCTACGAGCACACGGAGGAGCTTTGGAAGGATCAAGGTGTCCAGCGCACCTACGAGCGGAGCAACGAGTACCAGCTCATCGACTGTGCCAAGTA CTTCCTAGACCAAGTACACATCATCAAGCGGCCGGACTATACGCCCTCGGAGCAGGACATCCTGCGCTGCCGAGTGCTCACTTCCGGTATATTCGAGACGCAGTTCGTCGTCGACAAAGttaattttca CATGTTCGACGTGGGTGGTCAGAGGGATGAGCGTCGCAAGTGGATCCAATGTTTTAATGACGTGACAGCCATAATCTTCGTGACGGCGTGTTCCTCATACAACATGGTGCTCCGTGAAGACCCTACGCAGAACCGCCTAAGAGAGTCCCTCGACCTCTTCAAGAGCATATGGAATAACCG GTGGCTCCGGACGATATCCGTGATCCTGTTCCTCAACAAGCAGGACTTGCTCGCTGAGAAAGTACTGGCAGGCAAGTCTCGGCTCGAGGACTACTTCGCGGAATTTTCGCGCTACCAGACCCCGCCCGACGCCTGCCCCGACGCGCGCGACCACCCCGAGGTGTCGCGCGCCAAGTACTTCATACGCGACGAGTTCCTC CGCATCAGCACGGCGAGCGGCGACGGCAAGCACTACTGCTACCCGCACTTCACGTGCGCCGTGGACACGGAGAACATCAAGCGCGTGTTCAACGACTGCCGCGACATCATACAGCGCATGCACCTGCGCCAGTACGAGCTGCTCTAA